From the Anaerolineales bacterium genome, the window TCCTCAACTAAGAGCGGATGGAGCGTCCTTCGTCACCCTGACCTACCGGGGATATCTTAGGGGTTGTATCGGTTCACTTGAGCCGATACAGAGCCTGGCAGAAGACGTGCGCGAACACGCCCTGGATGCAGCCTTTCAGGATTATCGCTTTCCACCTGTTCAACTCAAAGAGATGAATGAGATCGAAATTGAAATATCCTACCTGACCAGACCGGAACCACTCAAGTATACAGACAGTGATGATTTACTGAGGAAAATTCGACCGAATATGGATGGCGTGGTTATCCGCGACGGGGTGAGGCGAGCTACCTTCCTCCCGCAAGTATGGGAAAAAGTACCTGATCCTGAAGAATTCCTGGAGCAGCTATGTATGAAGATGGGAGCCCCAGCCGACACATGGAAAAGGAAGAAGCTTGAGGTATTAACTTACCAGGTCGAAGAATTTCATGAGTGAAGACAATTATTTGATTTAGTCTTCATCACCGAAGTCGAATAAGGGTCCGATTGACTGTCGCGTGTAATTGCGGAAAATTGCGTCCGCGATCAGCGGAGCTACAGATAAGATCGTCAGGTTCGGAGGACGTTTCTCAAAGGGTATCGGAACTGTATCGGTAGCGATGATATGCGAGATTTGGGGGATGGCTAATAATTGCGGCAGAGCATCTCTGAAGAAAAGCCCATGGGTACAAACCGTTATGATATCTTCGACACCGCTGGCTACCAAATACCTGCTCAGTGTTATTACAGAACCGCCGGTAGCTATTTCGTCATCATATATGATGGCGCGTGTAAACCCAGCAACCTGTTTGCCGATCAAATCGCCAATCAAAACCTCGGTATCGGAGATACGAGTTTTTTCTGCTGAAATGGATGACAAATTAAAATTGTGAGCAAGGCGAGCAGCAGACCCTGCACGACCGTAATCAGGGGCGACGACGATCGTGTTGGTGTGATCAAATTTTACCTCGTGCTGAAGCTCGCGGAGGTGGTTAACAAAGATTCCGCGCGCAGTCAGGGGATCGGTGGGAATCCTGAAGAACCCATGCACTTGGGGCGAGTGGAGTGTCACGGTCATGACATGTGTAGCCCCTGCTGTTTCAAGCAGGTCAGCGATGAGACGGGCGGTGATGGAAATTCGCGGGGCGTTCTTTTTGTCTGATCGGGCATATGAAAAGTAGGGGATGATGGCGTGGATTTCGCGAGCGCCAGCTCCTCGAGCAATATCTAGCATCATCAGCAATTCGAGGAGATGCTCGCTAACGGGTGGAATTAGCGATTGCACGATGTAGACCGAACGGGACCTGACACTGGCACCTAACTGTATATACAGGTTATCGTTGCTAAAACGAGAAAAATGAGTCGTCTCTAGCGGGATGCCAAGGTGTAAGGCGATGGAGGCTGCTAATTCTGGATGAGAACGTCCGCTAAAAATTCGAACATCATCGGGATTGAGCTGACAGTCCATGAAGTTAGTCCTTTATATTTTTACGACCGTGTGGTGATCAGGTGATAGTTAGTCTCTCCTATAGATTATACAAGCAATGGCAAAGGAACGCAAAATAATCAGGACATTATCTGCCTGATGAATTTCTTTTATCTCGAATGATTTGGACTATTCGGAAGCAGATGAAGGCGCTAAGCTTGTGTTAATCACCTGGGGTTGATGATTAGCAACGGTAATATTTTGACCATCAGGAAAGATGACCAGGGTCTTTTTATCCTGGTGGACAACGGTAAGACTACGATACTTAACCGTGACTGGCCAGGGAAAGGGATTGCCTCCCAGAACTTCTATCTGATGTGGATTGATAACTTTTATCCCAGCAATCTCAAGGAATATCCCCACGGGTATCAGGCTGGTCAGTATGTTCGCGGCACCTATTGGCTTGCCTGTCTCTATGTGGTAATTCTGGTGAAAAGCCAGATCCTGCTTAAGAGACAGTTGGACTGCTTTCATGATCCTGGAAAACAGTTCTGCCGCTTTTTTCCGCTGGCCGTAATATAGCAAACCTTCCAGGACCATGCTAACTGCAGGCAGGTGGACGAGGGAATACTTGGGTTTGCCTTCTGAAATTTGCGGACCATTGAGCCAGGCATTCAATCCATATGGGCCGAGGAATTTTTTCTTATTCAGGATGGTAAGGTTGATCAGGATTTTGGCTTTTTCGGCAGTCGGTATATGAGCCCAGAGCGGCATCAGGAGGGTGTGATCGAATATTCTCAGGTTTGTGCTTTGGATGTCAACTTCATCTTCTGCTGAAATCCCTGAAATCTCGACCTGCTCAATACCGCGATAAATATATTTACTCGTGTAGCTACCTGAATTCTGAGACCAGCGAATGTCGGCGGGTGTGATATGGTCCACACGGTGGGTGCCTGTCTCTGAAGTACCATGCAGATAGATGTGTGCTGGCCGTGTACCTTCCTTTGTGCACCAAATGCGGATGACTGGTCGCAGTGGCTGATCGAATTCTCGGTGAATATCAACCAATCCTGGTCCATTGCGCTTGCCAAGTACCTCGGGCGGAAGGGATAAATGGGAATCGCGATCTCGATACTGGTAGCATGCGGTGCTATCATCCCAACTCTGGTCGATCATCGATTTCAATTCAAGGGAGATGTTTTCCAGGTGCAGGACCGACTCGCTGTTGCCGATCTCTTTAGCGATAGAAATTAAGGACAGACTTTCCTGAAAGAGATAAGAGCATAGTTCCGGGCTTTCTACACATTCAATATTGAGCCAATCTGGCGACTCGCCGTGGATTGAAAAAATGGGGTGATCTTCGAACCCCGTTTGAACTGGCTGATCCCATTCTGGAATGGTGTCGTTATCCCGGTCGTGTGGGGCGTTGAACCAGGAATTGAAGAACGATACTAACTGCGGATAAGACTTGCGTAAAAAATCGGCATCCTTCGTATATAAATAATATTGCCAAACCATGTGAGAAATTATGGGGGTTGCCAGTAATTGAGCACGCTGGCCTGCCGCGCCGGGCTTCAGATCGATTTCGCCAGTATCAGCTCTTGAATTGATAAAGCTATAAAGGAGTGCCTTCACCACGCCTGGTTCCCATGGGAGGAGGAAGTGAAGTAAATAATGTGCGTCGAGTGGTGTCAAGCCATTCCACAGGTGAGTATAATCCAAGCCATTTTTAAGGATGGAATAACCCTGATCAGGATTTCTCGCATAGACACATAATGGCGCATTCCCATCGCTGCCTGGGCTGATCAAAAGCTGGTTTACGATGACTTGGGCAAGGCGAAAGGCATTATCCCATTCATGATTTCCAGTGATGATCTCAGGCTGTTGCGAATCAAACCTGACAATTCGGGCATATTCGGCATCCAAATTATTTTCAAGCATTGACCTAGCATGTTCATATGAAGCAGGTGTATCAGCAAGTGCAGCATGACACCAATGCATTGTTTGTTCTTCACGCGGGCGAAGGCTGAAGGTTGAACTTAGAGAAGGAAAGGGGCTTTTACCAGATTGAGCACCGCCTAATAGATAGAGTAATGGGGTCAGGTTGGCTGTTTGTCCAACCAAAATCGTGGTCAAACCAATCTCAGTGGCTGCCATCCGATGTCCATCTTCAGCGGGGATTAGAAGCTCTGCCCATTCAACCTGGAATTGGCAGGTATCATGACTGGCATTCACCAGCCTGGTTCGGCAGCAAACTGCGTGAGAGTCGGGAACCCAATACTCACATATGACGTTTAACCATGAGAATGGTCTAAACGATAGGCTGAGGTAATTCGCGTAATATTGGTGGATGGTGATCGCGTGATGAAATTCAGCCGGGTTATTGATGACCTGGTCCTTGAAGATAAACCTGGGAAATATGCGACAAAGCGGTGCCCGGAGGCCAAACGTGGTCTGCAAGGAGAGCGCTGGAGGCTCAGAATTCCCCAGATTAATCTCCCAGATTTGATCATCGATATATTCGGTTGGGTTTAATCTTGCATCTGCAGCGATGGTTAACTTGATGGGCTGCTCAGGAGAAAAATTCCATTCACGCATTCGGATATTGTAAGGGTAATTGGAATATTGGTCAAAGATATATTCTGCAAAAGGGTAATGTTATAATCTCCGTCCGGTGTATTCATACTTTGTAGAAAACTACGGAGGTCAGCATGGAAATCGTCAAAGGGCAGCGCGGCATGTGGTTTGAAGAGTTTATCGTTGGTCAGAAGGTCATCTCGGCAGGCAGGACCATCACCGAAGGCGATATTGTGACATTTGCGGGTTTATCCGGTGATTATAACCAGATCCATACGGATGGCGAATTTGCCAAGACCACTCCATTTGGGCAGCGAGTAGCACATGGATTGCTTGGTCTCTCCATTGCATCGGGCTTAGCCATGCGGACCGGTGTGCTGGAAGGCACAGTCATCGCTTTCAGAGAGATCAATAATTGGAAGTTCACCAATCCAATTTTTATCGGCGATACCGTGCACGCAGAACTAAACATCCTGGAGACGAAAGCCATCCCACGCATTGGGGGTGGATCACTCATTATCGAAATAGCACTGAAAAATCAGCGGGACGAAGTTACCATGAAAGGAACATGGACGGCATTGGTTGCCAGCAAGCCTGAATAAATATGTCGAATCCTGAAATTCCTGGTGAACCTCAATATATCAGCAAACGCTTCCGCAGATTGGCGAATTCGAGCGAGGAGTCAGCTGAGGATATTTCGCAGGAGGACTCTCCGTCGCATGAAGATAACATAGCTGCCGAAGATAAAGCGGATAGCGCGCACGAAAGCACAGTTTCACCAGACCAAACCAACGAAGAAAATTATCAGCCAATGACAGGTCAGGAAATACCTGGTATCGTACCGGCTGGTAATACTTCATCGGGTGGAGATTTGAGTGGAACACCAGAACAGGAAACGAAAAAATCCAGTCTTGTTGTGCCTGCATACACGAATAACCAGAAAACATCTGCACCACTGGCAATCGATGAATACGGAATGCCAATCCCAGCACGGGTTAATCACCAGAACAACTCAAACCTTAAAGGAACCCAGGTGGGGAGAAGCATTTCAGCACCTGCTCAAGCTGGCTTAAAAACGAATGAAGGCAATAAGAATGCAATTAATGGCCAGCGTAATGGGATAAACGTAAGCAAGGTGAAAAGGAAGAATAAGCGCGCAAGAGCGCTGATCAGCCGTGAAGAAGGCGCAGGTTGCTTCATCCGCATGCTGATATTAGCCCTGATTGCTGGCATAGTTATCCTACTTATCGGCGGTTCTTTCGTCCTTTATGAATATTATAAAATCGCAGCGACTTTACCCAGCGTTGCTGACCTGCAGCAAAGGGCATCGACATTTGAGACAACCAGGATATATGATCGTAATGGAAATCTATTATATGAGATCCTGGACCCTACTGCAGGAAGGCGGACCTTTCGGACCCTGGATAAAATCTCCCCGTACCTGGTAGCTGCAACGATCGCAACTGAAGATAAATCCTTTTACAGCCACCCAGGTTTCGATTGGACTGCCATTCTCAGGGCGTTCTGGCAAAACTTCCAGGGTAGAGGCACAGTATCAGGTGCCTCCACGATCACCCAGCAACTGGCCCGGTACCTGTTACTATCTCCGGAAGAGCGTAACGAACACTCATACATGCGCAAAGTGAGAGAAGCTCTGCTGGCAGCTGAAATCACGCGCAGATACTCAAAGGACCAAATCCTGGAGCTTTATCTGAATGAATTTTATTATGGCAGCCTGGCCTATGGAATTGAAGCTGCGTCTGAGACCTATTTTGATATGACCGCAGACCAACTGAACCTGTCACAGGCTTCATTCCTGGCTGGCTTACCACAAGCTCCGGCAGTCTATGATGTGTATCATGATCGCGAAGCTACCAGGGAAAGACAAAAGCAAGTCCTGACATTGATGTATGAAGTAAGCAATGAACAGGGTTGCATTTACGTCAGTAACAGCCCGCAGCGGGTATGCGTTGATGCTAATACGGCTGTTTCAGCTTATACTGACTTAGAGAACTACGAATTTCACGCCCCCGACGTATTAATGCGCTACCCACATTGGGTGAACTACGTTCGCTCCATACTTGAAACACAATTTGACGCACAGACAATCTACCGGTCTGGTTTTTCTGTATACACGACGCTTAATCCTGATCTACAGGACAAAGCAGAAGCAATTGTTAAGCAGCAAGTCGATTCATTGGCTGAATATAATGCCACGAATGGTGCTTTGGTCGCCATCCAGCCATCCAGTGGTGAAATCCTGTCAATGGTTGGATCGGCAGATTTTTACAATGATGCCATCGATGGCCAGGTAAACATGGCAACCAGCCCAACCAGGCAGCCAGGATCATCGATCAAGCCAATCACCTACATTTCGGCATTCGAAAAAGGATGGACACCGGCAACATTGATTTGGGATGTTCCATCGGAATTTCCACCATCCGGGGATCCAAACGACCCACGACCACCCTATGTTCCCGTAAATTATGACGGAAAATTTCATGGCCCCGTCACGGTTAGATCTGCCCTGGCTAATTCATTCAACATACCTGCCGTAAAAACCCTGGAATTTGCCGGCATCTATGACGACCCAGCCACGGCTGAACCGGATGGTATGATCAGCACTGCGAAAAAAATGGGGATTACCTCGCTTACTCGGGATGATTATGGCTTATCACTCACCCTCGGTGGGGGTGAGGTCAGCTTGCTAGAGATGACTGGAGCATATTCTGTGCTGGCGAATGATGGCAGATACGTTCCGCCGGTAGCAATCTTAAAAATCCTGGATCACACTGGGAACAAGGTCTTCGAATACACTCCCGCAGCCGGGGAGCAAGTGATCCGGCCTGAACATGCCTTTCTGATCACATCAATCTTATCGGATAATGAAGCACGGACACCAATGTTCGGCCCTGGTTCAGTGTTGCAATTGCCTTTTACAGCTGCAGCCAAGACGGGCACTTCCAATGACTACAGAGATAACTGGACCCTTGGATACACGCCTGACCTTACGGTGGGCACATGGGTGGGGAACGCAGATTATTCACCCATGCAAAACATTTCTGGAGTGGCCGGGGCTGCCCCGATCTGGGCGCAGTTTATGGAGGCAGCTATTCCGCAGATCACCAGTGGTAACCCAACGCCATTCTCAATGCCAAGTGGCATCGTTGAGCGGGTGATTTGTGAAATCTCCGGAACCGAGCCTTCTCAATGGTGCCCCGATCAACGAACAGAATATTTCGCTGCAGACCAGCTACCCTTACCCAGTTCTCAGGACCTGTGGACGAAGGTCAATTTGGATACCTGGACGGGCTTACGCGCTTCTAGTGACTGTCAAAACTTCACCAAGGAAGAATTCGTGGTCAACGTAACGGATGCATGGGCAATTGGCTGGATGCAGAATGATGCACAAGGGCAGGAGTTCGTCAGGCAAATGGGTTTTGATGACCCCGTTCACTTTGCGCCTACACGCGAATGTAACTCCAACGACCCACAAGCAACAATCGAATTGTCATCGTTGGCGGAAGGGCAATCTATCACAGTCTCTCCCCAAGATATCTTTGGAAAGATCGATGCATCTGCGGATTTTCAAGGGTATAAAATCGAGTACGGTTTAGGCGACAACCCGGGTGAATGGAAATTCTTATTTGACAGTAATCAGCCGGTCAGTCAGACAGGCAAAATATATGCATGGGATTTAAAAGATATGCCCCCCGGTCTGGTTACCCTGCGGATAACCATGATCAGTATCAGGGGAGGTTATGCTGAGCGGAAAGTGCACCTCAACATCATGGTCCCCACGCCCACGCCGACACCAACCGTAACACCAACACTTACCCCCACAGCTACAATAACGCCAACACCTTCTCCGACAATCACTCCTTCAGCTACACCATCACCGACAGCCCTGCCCAGCGATGTGCCGGCTACAGAAACACCAACCCAGTCCCCTGATTTCGTTAATCCGTAATCAAAGTTAGATCAGCCACAGTTGAGGTGTGGTAAATGATATCGGATCCAGACTGAGCAGTTGGTCCAGGTTTTCACGATTCAATACTGGAGAATCAGCTAATGAACGCAGGTGGCGAAATTTCAAGAAGTGCCAATTCCCTTGCGTTGGGTGGAACGCCCGGCTCAAACGTGGATCACGTCGCAGCTTGTATACCAATATGTTCGCTCGACTGGCTGGGAGCACGATTATACCTTTCATCGAAGAGAGATTTTGGGTTAATACAATATCTGTGATTGCGGCAGATGTGTTGGGAAAGAAGCGATATTCCGGCATGTTATCCCCATTCGACCACACGAGGGAAGGTTTAGATTGAGGTGTACGCTGCTGTTTGCAGACAAATCCGAGGCGTTCACCGATTTCCTGGATAAATCTTGCCGCATGCTCCAGGTCGCGCTGCCTTTCAACAGGGGCATCTTCCGGGCGCAGGTACCAGCGGTTATTATCTGCTGAAGATGGAAGCGCATAAGATTCGAGGCACAATTCAATAAATTCCAGTTGTGGGGTGAATAAACCGGGGAATGCCTGGCACAAGGCGGTGTCTATCTCGATGAGTGTCGTACCAGGATGATCAATTAATTGGGAGACCAGTTTTTGCTCATAACGGTCGGTGATCGGTGTCTGATCGCTTGGGTCGGGTTCACGCAGCCAAATTAATGCAGAGGATGACACCTCGGATGATCGGGTCGGTTTTTCCCGATCTGCTCCCTGTTCAATCTCAACAGAATTTACCTGGGTAAGGACGGTCGTTTCGTCCTCAACAACGATGTTATCAGAGGCGACTGACAAGAAACTATTTTGTGTGATCGAATTTTTACTGGGAGCTTCAACCGTTGTGACATCCTGTAGCCCGTACAGTAAAAAACCTGAACGGTAGGAGAGCACTTCACGGGCGGTATTGTATACGCTGGAATACATGGCTGATGGCGATAATTCATCTTGTTGGTCGATGTTTTCCAATGCTGGTATTCGCTGAAGATCATTTATTTCACCATCAGTTGTCATCGGGTGTTCCGCTTGCCAGGAGTTAATGATGCCCATGAATGCCGCAGAAATGGTCTTAATGTAAGCTGCTGGCTCAGCCCTGCCTTCGAGGTACCTTTTTGCGTACAGGCTGGCAGCATGCGCATAGCCAATATCTGGAGAAATTGATGGGGCGATGTGGTGAGAATTCCAGAAAATCTGTGCATGGGCTTGTTCTGCCCTGATGGCAATAGTCTCCAACCGGCAACCAGACATGCCTGCTGCCACCAGGGTCGCTCCTAAAAGACCCGGTTCTGCTTCATTAACGATTCCGAAGATCGGTGTATCATCATCGAGGGTCAGGACCAGCTGTTTGAAGACTGAAAAGAGAGCAGCGGTATGCCATGCCCAATCGTAGCGCTGCCGGTGTAGCACACTGCGGAACGATCCCACTGCATCGCGACCCCATAGCCAGCCTGCCCATAATGCAGATAAGGTCCAGAATGCCTGATTTGGGCGAGGTATGACAGAACAGACTACTCTTATCCCGATATTTTTGACCGATTCAGCCAGGCTGGCATACCTGCCGGTAAAAATACAAATTCCGCCAGTGGAAGGAGGCAGCTGGGGCCAGGCTGTAACTGGAACAGAGACGGGCATGTCGCTACTATCAGCGGTACTCCACAGCTTTATACCTTCTTCAAGAGAAATCCAGATGTTATTCTCCCGGTAGTGGCGCGGAATAGTGAGCTGCCTGCGTCGTTCCTTTTGAGCTGGGACTCTCCACGTCGCAGTTGCCTGGTCAAAGGCGTGGAGCAACAAAGCCGATAAACACTTTTGGTGGAGCGGGGTGGCTTGTAAACCTTCGATCTTATTAATTATCGTGATCAGTACATAGAGGGCACGCGGCATATAAACTGATAATGCTTGCTCGACGTGGATACGATCCTGGTCGGTCGCTGATACGACGCGTTCCAAGGCACGAGCCTTGTGCATCCCACTGATGGAAAATTGACTGGCGAGCTCAATATCAGCTGCAGTGCAGGCATGCTCTCCAGTATCGCCACAAAACGGGCAAGTATAGATGCGTATGTATGGAGATGGATTCCCATGCTCCCAGAAGAAGGCCTCCGCAGAGATCAGTGACCCACAGCGTGCACACACTGTATTGTATAATGAGCGGATATGGGGCTCAATCCGCTCATTCCCCACATATGAAGCTGCCAGCTCAGCCAGGGAAGCCTGCATATCCTCTGGTTTCGGGGGATCTGCAAGCATTTCCAGGATAAACCTGGTGATGGGATTGTTGGCGCTAACTATGACAGGATATCCAGCACGGGCGGCTTCAATCGCAACCTTGGGGGACGCCCCGAATGGATCCAAGATACAGGCTCCAACAGGGACGTTTTTTTGCAGCCAGGTTGAACAGATGCCATCCTGGATTTGAGGCAGGTATTGAGAGAGTGGTTCGGCTCTCTTGGACAGAGTACCTTCTATGAATGGTATCGATCCGAACATGTCTGTATACGTTGAATATAGTATAGCGGTATAAAACAAAAACACAAGGGATAAAAATGGTATACTTTTGTCTATGAAGCTCATTATTCAAATCCCCTGCCACAATGAAGCTCAAGAAATAAGCAATACCATAAAGTCACTCCCATCCTCTCTGGAAGGTTTTGACTGTGTTGAATACCTGATCGTTGATGATGGCAGCGATGATCATACTGCAGAGGTTGCCCTTGAGGCAGGGGCGCACCATATTGTCCGCTTACCTGGGCATATGGGGTTAGCCGTAGCCTTCACATCCGGCTTGGATGCAAGCGTTAAAAATGGCGCAGATATCATTGTGAATACCGATGCAGACAATCAATATCATGCAGCGGATATCAACCTGCTTGTCAGGCCAATCTTGGAAGGAAGAGCCCAGATTGTGGTAGGTGATCGGGGAGTAGCCACTTCACAAAACTTTTCACCAGTCAAACGATTGCTTCAAAGGATGGGAAGCTGGGTGGTAGCGCGCATCTCAGGGATGAACATCCCTGATGCAACCAGTGGGTTTCGAGCACTGACCAGGGAAGCAGCCCTTCACACCCTGGTACTCAATGACTATTCGTATACTTTAGAGACCCTGATCCAAGCGGGTGCTCGAAGGATACCAGTAGAGTATGTCAAAATTCGAACAAATCCACAAACGCGACCCTCGCGATTAATCCGCAGCGTGCCGCATTATTTAGCCAATTCAAGCACAACCATCGTTCGGTCATATACGTTGTACCGTCCTTTACGCGTTTTTACCATCCTAGGAAGCGTTTTCATCCTCGGTGGGTTAGCCCTAGCCGGGCGTTTTCTATATTTCTATTTCAATGGACAGGGAAGTGGCCACCTTCAATCGGTGATCCTGGCAGCTGTGTTATTGATCGTCGGTTTTCAAGTGCTTTTAATCGGCCTGGTGGCGGATCTGATCGGTTTCAATCGAAAGATATTGGAAGAATTACTGTATAAGGTCCGATTGTTAGAGCTAAATAAATCCGACACGAAGAAAGACGCCTCAGGACCCAGTTGATCGGTAATGAAATCACTGCGGCTTATCCTGATACTCATCGGTTCGGTTTTAATCTTAGCGCTTACCGGCTGTTCACCCTGGGTGGTTATCCATCAGGGCAACATATCCCAATGGATGACGTTAAGTGCCAATAACAGCATTGGCCAGACCTTCGTCAGTGATTATTCAGGTTTACAAGCGGTAAACTTTTTACTCGAGCCACTCGAACAAGGCTCGGGTACAGTATCCGTGCATCTGCGGGCGGATCCACAAGCATCCGCTGATATTGCCGTTGTTAAACTCCCCATTTCAGAGGTTGAATCAAGTAAGGCTTACCGGTTTGATTTTGAAGCGATCAATGATTCAAATGATCAATATTTCTATGCTTATCTGACGATCGATGGGAGTGGGATGGTCCGTATAGCAACGGATCAGGCGGTAAGCTACCAGAATGGATCTGCATACGAAAATCATCAGCCGATCGATGCACAATTGACATTTAGCCTTGGTTATGACAAGCTTTCAGTGTTTCTCGGATTAGCCGAGCAGATATTCCACTACTTAATCATCTTTAGCGCAGGTTTACTTGTCTTGACCATCCCGGGATGGGCTATTCTTAGCGCGTTATGGATGGGTTGGGAGAGATTCACTAGTCTTGAGAAGCTCCCCCTCGCAATCGGCACATCCGTGGCATTCTATACCCTCTTTGTGCTGGTTACCTACCTGGTTCACCTCCAGCTTGGAAAGTGGTATGCCTGGCTGCCGGTGATTTCCGGTGGTATCTATATCATCACAAGAAACATAATCACGTTTTCCAAGCGCAATAGGTCTCATAAATCGGACCAGGCTAAACATGGGGGACATATATTTTCCAAGTCAACCATTTGGATCGATATCAGCCTCATCATCATCCTTGTCTTGATTTCTCTCACGCGGTTCTGGCCCGTACGCGGCCTGGAACAGCCGATGTGGAATGATTCACTCCACCATACGGTGGTCACGCAATTGATCCTCGACCACCAGGGATTGTTTACCTCCTGGCTGCCATACGCACAGTACCAAACATACAGCATGCACTTCGGGTTCCCAATTCTGGC encodes:
- a CDS encoding ribose-phosphate pyrophosphokinase; the encoded protein is MDCQLNPDDVRIFSGRSHPELAASIALHLGIPLETTHFSRFSNDNLYIQLGASVRSRSVYIVQSLIPPVSEHLLELLMMLDIARGAGAREIHAIIPYFSYARSDKKNAPRISITARLIADLLETAGATHVMTVTLHSPQVHGFFRIPTDPLTARGIFVNHLRELQHEVKFDHTNTIVVAPDYGRAGSAARLAHNFNLSSISAEKTRISDTEVLIGDLIGKQVAGFTRAIIYDDEIATGGSVITLSRYLVASGVEDIITVCTHGLFFRDALPQLLAIPQISHIIATDTVPIPFEKRPPNLTILSVAPLIADAIFRNYTRQSIGPLFDFGDED
- a CDS encoding dehydratase produces the protein MWFEEFIVGQKVISAGRTITEGDIVTFAGLSGDYNQIHTDGEFAKTTPFGQRVAHGLLGLSIASGLAMRTGVLEGTVIAFREINNWKFTNPIFIGDTVHAELNILETKAIPRIGGGSLIIEIALKNQRDEVTMKGTWTALVASKPE
- a CDS encoding glycosyl transferase, whose product is MKLIIQIPCHNEAQEISNTIKSLPSSLEGFDCVEYLIVDDGSDDHTAEVALEAGAHHIVRLPGHMGLAVAFTSGLDASVKNGADIIVNTDADNQYHAADINLLVRPILEGRAQIVVGDRGVATSQNFSPVKRLLQRMGSWVVARISGMNIPDATSGFRALTREAALHTLVLNDYSYTLETLIQAGARRIPVEYVKIRTNPQTRPSRLIRSVPHYLANSSTTIVRSYTLYRPLRVFTILGSVFILGGLALAGRFLYFYFNGQGSGHLQSVILAAVLLIVGFQVLLIGLVADLIGFNRKILEELLYKVRLLELNKSDTKKDASGPS